Proteins encoded within one genomic window of Corvus hawaiiensis isolate bCorHaw1 chromosome 9, bCorHaw1.pri.cur, whole genome shotgun sequence:
- the RAVER2 gene encoding ribonucleoprotein PTB-binding 2 — protein MAAGAERGAALPAEPPPLSAEEVARRLASTRRELGNRRKILLRNLPAESSSQEIHDLFKDYEIKYCYVDRNKRTAFVTLLNGEQAQSAIRKFHQYSLRGKEISVQLQPTDALLCITNLPLSLRIEEFEELVRAYGNVERCFLVYSELTGHSKGYGFVEYMKKDSAAKARLELLGKQLEESTLFAQWMDVNQLTTNLIHSKCLCVDKLQKDCADSKELIQAFSLKYKPVFCQFAQDEDGGSGDFAVVEYETAEQAESVRGAMDGVTINGKRVQVSFCAPGAPGRSTLAALIAAQRMMRNNRKGLLPEPNPVQIMKSFNNPAMLQMLLQPQLRGHTVKPVLGASAGLPHLINSAVGSPFLQLNKVHQSSILGSTSNLLLQSPAHLPLPQQQLLKMENMQANSKPGLLGEPPTMLLQTVLGIGVMPAVSSGLATRGEALKSAAAGMGMLPFFPNQHIVGQALPGPNNAPDKAAAEAVPGAQPFPQALPSLPAGALRAGHSKPPSQLKNSDSNLGTPLKKQTSLLGEPPKEIRLSTNPYLNLASVLPGICLPAAIASKASSPPQQTSLPNNVMDAAVSQGTASQHAMENYFSYSQQPGEYPQEAVQQWYQHYAQAHHSTQARVDGFENEASEESPGGSFPDYSTCLQVVPALLSGAQGSQPGLQPPAANALKKVAPKRSSSYLMSSPEPGPVEFPAPGGAVRYSESSLKKKRVY, from the exons ATGGCGGCGGGAGCCGAGCGCGGCGCGGCGCTgcccgcggagccgccgccgctgAGCGCCGAGGAGGTGGCGAGGCGGCTGGCGAGCACCCGCCGCGAGCTGGGCAACCGCCGCAAGATCCTGCTGCGGAACCTGCCGGCcgagagcagcagccag GAAATCCACGACTTGTTTAAAGATTATGAAATCAAATATTGTTACGTGGACAGGAATAAAAGAACAG CTTTTGTCACCCTGTTAAACGGGGAGCAGGCCCAGAGCGCTATCCGGAAGTTCCACCAGTATTCCCTCCGTGGGAAGGAGATCTCCGTGCAGCTCCAGCCAACGGATGCTCTGCTGTGCATCACCAACCTGCCCCTTTCCCTCAGGATAGAGGAGTTTGAGGAACTGGTGCGTGCCTATGGCAACGTGGAGAGGTGTTTCCTGGTCTACAGCGAGCTCACCGGCCATTCCAAGGGCTATGGATTCGTGGAATACATGAAGAAGGACTCTGctgccaaggccaggctggaactCCTGGgcaagcagctggaggagagcaCTCTGTTTGCACAGTGGATGGATGTGAACCAGCTGACCACAAACCTTATTCACTCCAAGTGCCTTTGTGTGGATAAATTACAAAAAGACTGCGCTGATTCGAAAGAACTGATCCAGGCTTTCTCCCTGAAGTACAAACCTGTCTTCTGCCAG TTTGCCCAGGATGAGGACGGCGGCAGCGGGGACTTCGCCGTGGTGGAGTACGAGACCGCGGAGCAGGCGGAGAGCGTGCGAGGGGCCATGGATGGGGTGACCATCAACGGCAAGAGGGTGCAGGTGTCCTTCTGTGCCCCTGGAGCACCAGGCAGGAGCACCTTGGCAGCTCTGATAGCAGCACAAAGGATG ATGAGGAACAATAGGAAGGGCTTGCTTCCAGAGCCAAATCCAGTGCAGATCATGAAGAGTTTCAATAATCCAGCAatgctgcagatgctgctgcagccccagttGCGTGGCCACACTGTTAAACCTG TTCTTGGAGCATCTGCAGGTTTACCTCACCTCATAAATTCAGCAGTGGGCTCACCTTTTTTGCAGCTGAATAAAGTTCATCAG AGCTCAATTCTGGGGAGCACCTccaacctgctgctgcagagccctgctcacctgcccctgccccagcagcagctcctgaagatGGAAAACATGCAGGCAAACAGT aAACCAGGTTTGCTGGGAGAACCTCCAACAATGCTCCTGCAGACAGTACTGGGGATAGGGGTGATGCCAGCAGTGAGCTCAGGCCTGGCAACACGAGGAGAAGCTCTCAAGT cagcagcagcagggatgggcatGCTGCCATTCTTCCCAAATCAGCACATTGTTGGACAAGCTCTTCCCGGGCCAAACAATGCTCCAGACAAAGCCGCAGCCGAGGCCGTGCCGGGAGCGCAGCCCTTCCCTCAGGCCCTGCCCAGCCTTCCCGCCGGAGCTCTGCGGGCTGGCCACTCCAAACCACCCAGCCAGCTCAAAAACTCCGACTCAAACCTGGGG ACTCCCTTGAAGAAACAGACTTCTCTGCTTGGGGAACCCCCAAAAGAAATTCGGCTGAGCACCAACCCCTACTTGAATTTGGCAAGTGTTTTGCCTGGCATCTGTCTGCCAG CAGCAATTGCCAGCAAAGCCTCCAGTCCTCCACAGCAGACCAGCCTTCCAAACAATGTCATGGATGCTGCTGTGTCTCAGGGAACTGCATCACAACATgcaatggaaaattatttcagttactCTCAGCAGCCTGGGGAATACCCACAG GAGGCTGTCCAGCAGTGGTACCAACATTATGCTCAGGCACATCACTCTACCCAGGCCAGAGTGGATGGCTTTGAAAATGAAGCCTCTGAG GAATCTCCAGGTGGATCTTTCCCAGACTACAGCACCTGCCTGCAGGTGGTACCTGCCCTTTTGAGTGGAGCCCAGGGATCCCAGCCGGGCTTGCAGCCTCCTGCAGCAAACGCCTTAAAGAAG